From Pseudobacteroides sp., the proteins below share one genomic window:
- a CDS encoding Ger(x)C family spore germination protein, with amino-acid sequence MHKKCYVLVLVIAIFFSCLSGCYDAREIDDEVYAISIGVDKGVNNKLRLTVQYPTYKGGSEGSSGGGQDQSGIQSKNVQEGSNINTIEAPTVLEGIDMLSMAISRRVSLFHTKCLIFSEDFAKLGVEGYMGGFERFRETRTTMSIIVTKGKAEDFIKESKSYIGSSLSKSIELLLAQSGISGFFPQIEFSEFYRNLSSTYKQPIALYGGVNDFKNLKEEDVENPPLVAGKGFLPGQLPRRGVSKRELVGIAIFDGGKMVGSLDSYETTYYMMLTGNFKNGIVSIPDKYSPEHAIIFNLHNSRKPKVKAYFKDGKPVIDLRIAMESEIYAIQSRMNYEKLSMEEDIESQIEEFLLKGMNDAIKKTQKQYGVDIFGFGGWMAGNFFTIDEWENYNWLSHYKDAAINLDLHVDVRRTGLIFNSEPIFTIKGKEQRTTK; translated from the coding sequence GTGCATAAGAAGTGTTATGTTTTAGTTCTTGTTATTGCTATATTTTTTAGCTGTTTATCGGGATGCTATGATGCAAGGGAGATTGACGACGAGGTTTATGCTATCAGCATAGGTGTGGACAAAGGTGTTAACAATAAGCTGAGACTAACCGTCCAGTATCCGACATATAAAGGGGGTAGCGAAGGGAGCAGCGGAGGGGGACAGGATCAAAGCGGAATACAAAGCAAGAATGTACAGGAGGGAAGCAATATAAATACTATTGAAGCTCCTACTGTCCTTGAAGGTATTGATATGTTAAGCATGGCGATTTCACGCAGGGTCTCATTATTCCATACAAAGTGTCTCATATTTTCGGAGGATTTTGCAAAGCTTGGTGTGGAGGGGTATATGGGAGGGTTTGAGCGGTTCAGGGAGACAAGGACCACTATGTCTATCATTGTAACAAAAGGAAAGGCTGAGGATTTTATTAAAGAAAGCAAATCCTATATCGGAAGCAGCCTTTCGAAATCAATAGAGCTTTTATTGGCACAATCAGGAATATCAGGTTTTTTTCCGCAAATAGAGTTTTCAGAATTTTACAGAAATCTTTCATCCACCTATAAACAGCCCATAGCTTTATATGGTGGAGTAAATGATTTTAAAAACCTTAAAGAGGAGGATGTTGAGAATCCACCTTTAGTGGCAGGTAAGGGGTTTTTACCGGGACAGTTGCCAAGAAGGGGAGTATCAAAAAGAGAGTTGGTAGGTATTGCTATATTTGACGGCGGAAAGATGGTTGGGTCACTTGATTCCTATGAAACTACATACTACATGATGCTGACAGGTAATTTCAAGAATGGTATAGTGTCTATTCCGGACAAATATAGTCCTGAACATGCAATAATATTTAATCTTCATAATAGCAGGAAACCAAAGGTTAAAGCTTACTTTAAGGATGGAAAGCCGGTTATAGACTTGAGAATTGCTATGGAGTCTGAAATATATGCAATACAAAGCCGCATGAATTACGAAAAGCTTTCAATGGAAGAGGATATTGAGTCCCAGATTGAAGAATTCTTATTGAAAGGAATGAATGATGCCATAAAGAAGACACAGAAGCAATATGGTGTGGATATTTTTGGTTTTGGCGGGTGGATGGCGGGTAATTTTTTTACTATTGATGAATGGGAGAACTACAATTGGCTTTCACATTATAAAGATGCTGCAATTAATTTGGATTTGCATGTTGATGTGAGAAGAACAGGTTTGATTTTCAATTCTGAACCCATATTTACAATTAAAGGGAAGGAACAAAGGACTACAAAATAA
- a CDS encoding isoprenylcysteine carboxylmethyltransferase family protein, protein MVFKLIFLVIGIYGVCYSFINVQKIDYLDTKEINIIGILLSLVSLALIIVAQRTMANSWRIGIDEKVKTDLVTTGVFKLIRNPIFTGMLLILISLFLMIPTYFTAYLAVLSYIIINIQVRLEEEFLTRVHGKAYIEYKSKAGRFLPKWRK, encoded by the coding sequence ATGGTATTTAAACTTATTTTTCTGGTCATAGGGATTTATGGAGTATGCTATAGCTTTATTAATGTACAAAAGATTGATTATTTGGACACAAAGGAAATTAATATTATTGGAATATTGCTGTCTTTAGTTTCACTTGCACTTATTATTGTCGCTCAAAGGACAATGGCAAATTCCTGGCGTATAGGTATTGATGAAAAGGTTAAGACGGATTTGGTTACAACTGGTGTATTTAAGCTTATAAGAAACCCAATTTTTACAGGGATGCTTCTAATACTGATAAGTCTGTTTTTAATGATCCCCACATATTTTACAGCCTATTTGGCGGTATTAAGCTATATTATTATAAACATCCAGGTAAGGCTGGAAGAGGAATTTCTCACACGAGTTCACGGCAAAGCCTATATAGAGTATAAGTCAAAAGCGGGAAGGTTTTTGCCCAAATGGAGAAAATAG
- a CDS encoding GerAB/ArcD/ProY family transporter encodes MNSEGKIGVFEAVCLTTLIMTNKVFFTSIAFIVQMTGTSAWYTTLVSCAASLIFFYFLYLLLKRFPGKDIPQIYEAVLGKVAGKFLVFLFCVFAVYYSGSTLREFVEMIKVYNLPQTPTSIIMISFLLVAVIVSYFGFECMARVCAICFIPTVAGLLLILLLASPSYSSNLLKPFGGYGIDVTLMSGFLRSSAYMEFTILTIVTGAIGGYGNFKKIGVISILLTGVIFSTSIFCYLLAFGYSSGSENISGIFELSRSIYFNRFFQRVESIFLFIWVISSVITTTVTFYISILIYCKIFKIKNHRPLILPFAVLVFIAAILPRSMQEITQVNVVFLRQYSMFVAYIPSIIVLIIAWIFKKRGQKAGA; translated from the coding sequence ATGAATAGTGAAGGTAAGATAGGGGTTTTTGAGGCTGTGTGTCTTACAACGCTTATAATGACAAACAAGGTATTTTTCACAAGTATTGCATTTATTGTGCAAATGACGGGTACATCGGCATGGTACACAACTTTGGTATCCTGTGCCGCTAGTCTGATTTTCTTTTATTTTTTATACTTGTTGCTAAAAAGATTTCCGGGAAAAGACATACCCCAAATATATGAAGCAGTTCTTGGTAAAGTAGCTGGTAAATTCCTGGTTTTTTTGTTTTGTGTATTTGCAGTTTACTATTCAGGTTCTACATTAAGAGAATTCGTGGAAATGATCAAAGTATATAATCTACCCCAAACTCCCACAAGCATCATTATGATCAGCTTTTTGCTGGTTGCAGTTATAGTATCATATTTCGGATTTGAATGCATGGCACGGGTATGTGCTATCTGCTTCATACCCACAGTGGCAGGCTTGCTGTTGATTTTACTGCTTGCTTCACCTTCCTATAGTTCCAATCTGCTCAAACCTTTCGGAGGTTATGGAATTGATGTGACTTTAATGAGCGGCTTTTTAAGAAGCTCGGCCTATATGGAGTTTACAATCTTAACCATAGTAACCGGTGCAATCGGGGGATACGGAAATTTTAAGAAAATCGGTGTAATCAGTATATTGCTCACAGGAGTGATTTTTTCAACTTCAATCTTTTGTTATCTGCTGGCATTTGGATACTCATCAGGAAGTGAAAATATTTCGGGCATATTTGAACTATCGAGATCAATTTATTTTAACAGATTTTTTCAGAGAGTGGAGTCGATATTTTTATTTATCTGGGTCATTTCTTCTGTAATAACAACTACTGTAACTTTTTATATAAGCATACTTATATATTGCAAAATATTTAAAATAAAAAATCACAGGCCTTTGATTTTGCCTTTTGCAGTATTGGTATTTATTGCTGCCATATTGCCTCGAAGTATGCAGGAAATTACACAGGTCAATGTGGTATTCCTGCGACAATACAGTATGTTTGTGGCGTATATTCCATCAATTATTGTTCTCATAATAGCATGGATTTTTAAGAAGAGGGGGCAGAAGGCGGGTGCATAA
- a CDS encoding carbohydrate-binding domain-containing protein, which produces MKKLIPSILTGTLILATAMAPSLNLKVSAEAGQALFINEIMAANTITIRDGDVDDAKSGALGGAYSDWIEIYNSSSQPVNLAGYTISDDGASWTISQGTVPSNGYLLIWASDKSKVAADGQIHTNFKLTSAGETITLKKADGTIVDSVKFPALADDQSYSRITDGASEFTTASTPTPRSRNISSTPNTGNKISGYVKPSFLTLNKSLFGDFKVILSENGKSAITDSNGYFEISDVSGSSAGYTVKISKAGYLTRTISSVVVQGNVSIGSAAAPVEIWAGDITQDNAINMSDVVKIANSFNAITNDANYNAAADINMNGSINMEDVIILAKGFGNTSSDYPAVTPSAAPSSTASPTPVTPTPTPVDPDAWKLNTGTINLGSSITYTGAGISVNGSVVNITSGGDHTVKGTLTDGMIYINTTEKVKLRLSGASITNSTGPAIYCNDADKFYITIEEGTTNTLIDGKIYSDPNANAALFSSDDLEIKGKGTLNITGNYGHAISGKDDVLLENGVINVISAVSDGIHVNGAIEITGGTFNITASKDGIQNEDEELVINGGKLTLSAGGQGLVSDTGVVVNGGTLTVTKSDEGIEAPLITINNGSVLLNAKKGNPLSTSSSITINGGTVVGYGPESQPAAFLDPYITFAINGGTVLIAGSNVNVSQLPTDASYQQSIAVTLSSAQTAAAALCIKDSTGKALITGKPKYAYNSVVFSSPELLTGTTYSIYAGGTVTGGTEANGLITGGTYSGGTIVSTVTF; this is translated from the coding sequence ATGAAAAAACTCATACCTAGTATTCTTACAGGTACACTTATTCTAGCGACAGCAATGGCTCCTTCATTAAATTTAAAGGTATCCGCAGAAGCGGGACAAGCATTGTTTATTAACGAAATTATGGCAGCAAACACTATTACCATTAGAGACGGAGACGTGGATGATGCAAAAAGCGGAGCATTGGGCGGTGCCTATTCAGACTGGATTGAAATCTACAATAGCAGCAGCCAGCCTGTTAATTTAGCAGGTTATACCATTTCTGACGATGGAGCAAGCTGGACTATCTCGCAAGGAACAGTTCCTTCTAACGGATATTTGTTGATATGGGCGTCTGACAAAAGCAAAGTAGCAGCAGACGGACAAATACATACAAACTTTAAGCTGACATCAGCAGGAGAAACTATAACATTAAAAAAGGCTGACGGCACAATAGTGGATTCTGTGAAATTTCCGGCACTTGCGGATGATCAATCCTACAGCCGAATAACAGACGGTGCCTCTGAATTCACAACCGCTTCAACCCCGACACCACGCAGCAGAAACATTTCAAGCACCCCAAACACAGGCAACAAGATATCCGGATATGTGAAACCATCTTTTTTAACCTTAAACAAAAGCCTGTTCGGGGACTTCAAAGTTATACTATCAGAAAATGGCAAAAGTGCCATAACTGATTCCAATGGATATTTTGAAATATCCGATGTATCGGGAAGCAGTGCCGGATACACAGTAAAAATAAGCAAAGCCGGCTATCTCACACGTACAATCAGCAGCGTTGTTGTTCAAGGTAATGTATCAATAGGGTCTGCTGCTGCTCCCGTAGAAATATGGGCAGGGGATATTACACAGGACAATGCCATAAACATGAGCGATGTTGTAAAAATAGCCAATAGCTTTAACGCAATAACAAACGATGCAAACTACAATGCAGCGGCAGACATAAACATGAACGGCTCCATAAACATGGAAGATGTAATAATTCTGGCCAAGGGCTTCGGTAATACTTCAAGCGACTATCCTGCGGTTACTCCTTCAGCTGCACCATCTTCTACGGCCTCACCGACTCCGGTTACTCCAACTCCTACCCCTGTAGATCCTGATGCATGGAAGCTCAATACAGGTACAATTAACTTAGGAAGTTCAATAACCTATACAGGTGCAGGTATATCGGTAAACGGTTCTGTTGTGAATATCACATCGGGAGGAGACCATACAGTAAAAGGCACCTTGACTGATGGCATGATATACATTAACACTACTGAAAAGGTTAAATTGAGATTAAGCGGTGCAAGCATAACCAATTCAACCGGTCCTGCAATATATTGCAATGATGCAGACAAATTCTATATTACTATTGAGGAAGGTACGACCAACACACTTATCGACGGAAAAATATACAGCGATCCAAATGCCAATGCTGCACTTTTCAGCAGTGACGACTTGGAGATTAAAGGTAAGGGAACTCTCAATATAACAGGTAATTACGGCCATGCTATTTCCGGAAAGGATGATGTTCTTTTGGAAAATGGAGTTATAAATGTTATATCCGCTGTAAGTGACGGTATACATGTCAATGGAGCAATTGAAATTACAGGTGGAACATTTAACATTACTGCATCCAAAGACGGCATTCAAAACGAAGATGAGGAACTGGTAATAAATGGCGGCAAACTTACTCTTTCTGCAGGCGGTCAAGGATTGGTATCAGATACAGGAGTAGTAGTAAATGGCGGCACCCTCACTGTTACAAAGAGCGATGAAGGTATAGAAGCTCCTTTAATTACAATAAACAACGGGTCAGTATTACTGAATGCAAAAAAAGGAAATCCCCTTAGCACCAGCAGTTCAATAACAATAAACGGCGGTACTGTTGTTGGATATGGGCCTGAATCACAACCTGCAGCATTTTTAGACCCATACATTACTTTTGCAATAAACGGAGGAACAGTTCTAATAGCTGGTTCTAATGTAAACGTTTCCCAATTACCAACAGATGCATCCTATCAGCAATCAATAGCTGTAACGCTCTCATCGGCACAAACAGCTGCTGCTGCTCTTTGCATAAAGGATTCTACAGGAAAAGCACTCATTACAGGCAAACCTAAATATGCCTATAATTCAGTAGTTTTCTCTTCACCTGAGCTTCTAACAGGTACTACGTACTCTATCTATGCAGGTGGTACTGTTACAGGCGGTACTGAAGCAAACGGTTTAATAACAGGGGGAACCTACAGTGGAGGGACTATAGTATCAACAGTAACCTTTTAA
- a CDS encoding FtsX-like permease family protein, protein MILFGILMGFASVYNATMTNVIDRRREWGTLKVLGYTNNKILKINVKEVFWSYLISIIPSVAISSGVCYVLGILMSNCSLRHGNILRELLFSIFSIWAKTFPLLTYTLYRLCRELV, encoded by the coding sequence ATGATATTATTTGGTATACTTATGGGCTTCGCAAGCGTTTATAATGCAACCATGACCAACGTTATCGATAGAAGGAGAGAATGGGGAACACTTAAAGTCTTAGGTTACACTAACAATAAGATTCTAAAGATAAATGTTAAGGAAGTTTTTTGGTCTTACCTTATCTCTATAATCCCAAGTGTTGCTATATCCAGTGGTGTTTGCTATGTGTTAGGCATATTGATGAGCAATTGCTCCCTCAGACATGGTAACATTTTGAGGGAGCTTTTATTTTCTATTTTCTCCATTTGGGCAAAAACCTTCCCGCTTTTGACTTATACTCTATATAGGCTTTGCCGTGAACTCGTGTGA
- a CDS encoding alpha/beta hydrolase, translating to MILAIFLIIGVLVAGIMNYLIRRITNNKADVSWFSPENLVEINGIKTHIIVRGEGEPLLFVHGSQMNLYDFNRNVDFFSRHFKVYAFDMVGCGFTDKPKADYSPRYFSDFINYVMLHYNIDKASFVASSWGGGHVFHFVLNYPEKVNKLVMSSPCGFKHEMMSCYNILSIPVLGKLALLFNSKSLVRSELCKAFHDKSLVDEELVRSVYVPFYTHGCINATVKSARNDDFSFVQNNLEKIDAPVLLIWGSCDKIHPKWMMDEMQNRLKNSQLCILDNVGHLPHKEAFNDFNKCTFEFLVNG from the coding sequence ATGATTTTAGCCATATTTTTAATTATTGGAGTATTAGTCGCAGGAATTATGAACTATCTCATCCGTAGAATAACAAATAATAAAGCTGATGTATCCTGGTTTAGTCCTGAAAACCTAGTGGAAATCAATGGCATAAAAACTCATATCATTGTCAGAGGTGAGGGAGAACCTTTACTATTCGTTCATGGAAGCCAAATGAACTTATATGATTTTAACCGCAACGTAGACTTTTTTTCAAGGCACTTTAAGGTGTATGCCTTTGATATGGTTGGCTGCGGCTTTACCGATAAACCAAAAGCAGACTATTCTCCACGGTATTTTTCTGACTTTATTAATTATGTTATGCTACATTACAATATCGATAAAGCTTCGTTTGTGGCAAGCTCATGGGGAGGCGGCCATGTATTCCATTTTGTATTGAACTATCCCGAAAAGGTTAATAAATTAGTCATGTCATCACCCTGCGGTTTTAAGCACGAAATGATGTCATGTTATAATATTTTATCTATCCCTGTTTTGGGTAAACTAGCTTTACTGTTTAACTCCAAATCCCTTGTCAGAAGTGAGTTATGCAAGGCCTTTCATGATAAAAGTCTTGTGGATGAAGAACTTGTTCGTTCAGTATATGTTCCTTTTTATACTCATGGATGTATTAATGCAACAGTTAAATCTGCCAGGAACGATGATTTTAGCTTTGTTCAAAACAATTTGGAAAAGATCGACGCCCCTGTGTTGCTGATTTGGGGATCTTGTGATAAGATCCATCCAAAATGGATGATGGATGAAATGCAAAATAGGCTTAAGAACTCACAACTGTGTATTTTAGATAATGTAGGACACTTGCCGCATAAGGAGGCATTTAATGATTTCAACAAATGTACATTTGAATTTTTGGTTAATGGTTAG
- a CDS encoding carbohydrate-binding domain-containing protein produces MRNFLHGLITGAMVLTTLMVPAAVLNVSAEGGQVSGYKISGYVKPSFTTTNKNLYSNFSVLVSENGMSATTDNNGYFEIANVAPSQSGFTLKISKSGYLSRTFSNIPGQQGNINFGSANSPVSIIAGDITQDDTINMSDVIKIANSFNAVTNDAKYSVSTDINVNGSINMEDVIILATAFGSTSNSYSTVTPTIIPTTITSSTPITKPTPTPTTSVDPSDAWQLNTGTINLGSTITYTGTGISVSGSTVKITAGGDHTVSGTLTNGMILVDTTERVKLRLSNASITNSSGPAIYGKNADKLFITLDKDTINTLADGRTYSDSTLKAALFSNDDLEIKGSGTLNITGNYNHAIASDDDVIIENGIINVKSSVSDGIHANGQVHVKGGTLNITSTKDCLQCETEDLLIDDGALTLSAGSQGLNSYVSVTINGGNINITKSREGIESKLININGGTISIIATDDATNSSMGKRTETNDGSQTIITGGSLYASSASGDSVDSNGSITIKGGTVVVSGPQSSPNVPLDCNGPLTVTGGTLLATGPAMMMAQYPNGASAQYSIAVGLSSSQSANSAVCIKDSTGKILLMTKPIRNYINIVFSSPELKNGSTYTVSYGGTVSGGTTVNGVITGGTYSGGTSTNVTINKSPTTTVNWSSGGFPW; encoded by the coding sequence ATGAGAAATTTTTTGCATGGGCTTATCACAGGTGCCATGGTACTAACCACATTAATGGTACCTGCAGCAGTTTTAAACGTGTCTGCAGAGGGTGGACAAGTCTCAGGATACAAGATATCAGGTTATGTAAAGCCATCCTTTACAACAACAAACAAAAACTTGTATTCAAACTTCAGTGTTTTAGTATCAGAAAACGGTATGAGTGCAACAACTGATAACAATGGATATTTTGAAATAGCAAATGTAGCACCCAGTCAGTCGGGATTCACTTTAAAAATAAGCAAAAGCGGTTATTTATCACGAACATTTAGTAATATACCAGGCCAGCAAGGAAATATTAATTTTGGCTCAGCAAATTCGCCTGTAAGTATAATCGCAGGTGATATCACACAAGATGACACTATAAACATGAGTGATGTCATAAAAATAGCTAATAGTTTTAATGCAGTTACAAATGATGCAAAATATAGTGTCAGTACAGATATAAATGTAAACGGCTCCATCAATATGGAAGATGTAATAATTTTAGCAACAGCCTTTGGAAGTACTTCCAACAGTTATTCCACCGTTACACCTACGATTATACCGACTACCATAACTTCATCAACACCTATTACAAAACCTACTCCCACACCTACCACATCAGTTGATCCTTCAGATGCATGGCAGTTAAATACCGGTACAATTAATCTAGGTTCTACAATAACCTATACAGGAACAGGCATATCTGTCAGTGGTTCTACTGTGAAAATTACAGCAGGCGGTGATCATACTGTTTCAGGAACTTTGACAAACGGTATGATTCTGGTGGATACCACAGAGAGAGTCAAGCTAAGATTAAGTAATGCAAGTATAACAAACTCATCAGGTCCTGCAATTTATGGCAAAAATGCCGACAAGTTATTTATTACTTTGGATAAGGATACTATCAATACACTAGCCGATGGAAGAACATACAGCGACTCAACGCTTAAAGCTGCATTATTCAGCAACGATGACCTGGAGATAAAAGGCAGTGGAACTTTAAATATTACAGGAAATTATAATCATGCAATTGCAAGCGATGACGATGTTATTATCGAAAATGGTATCATAAATGTCAAATCTTCGGTATCAGACGGTATTCATGCCAATGGACAAGTTCATGTTAAAGGCGGTACATTAAACATTACAAGCACAAAAGATTGTTTGCAATGCGAAACAGAAGACTTACTCATTGATGATGGAGCACTAACCCTTTCTGCCGGAAGTCAAGGTCTAAACTCCTATGTCTCAGTAACAATCAATGGTGGAAATATTAACATAACAAAATCTAGAGAAGGCATTGAGTCCAAGCTTATTAATATAAATGGCGGAACAATATCAATTATAGCAACTGACGATGCTACTAATTCCAGTATGGGCAAGCGTACAGAAACTAATGACGGCAGCCAAACAATAATTACCGGCGGGTCCTTATATGCAAGTTCAGCAAGTGGAGATTCTGTGGACAGTAATGGCTCAATTACAATTAAAGGTGGTACAGTTGTGGTAAGCGGACCTCAATCCTCACCTAATGTACCCCTTGACTGCAATGGGCCATTAACAGTGACTGGCGGGACACTACTAGCTACGGGTCCAGCTATGATGATGGCACAATATCCAAATGGAGCATCCGCACAGTATTCAATAGCTGTAGGTCTATCATCTTCTCAGTCTGCAAACTCAGCTGTTTGTATAAAGGATTCAACTGGAAAAATACTTCTCATGACTAAACCAATTCGCAATTATATAAACATAGTATTCTCTTCCCCTGAACTTAAAAACGGCTCTACATATACAGTTTCTTACGGTGGCACTGTTTCAGGAGGCACTACAGTGAACGGAGTAATAACTGGAGGTACCTATAGCGGCGGAACTTCGACAAATGTAACAATCAACAAATCTCCAACCACTACAGTTAACTGGAGCAGCGGCGGCTTTCCCTGGTAA
- a CDS encoding spore germination protein, translated as MFLYKNIFKKILSFISYKEKKDNSFYIPDASEFKKGDQQKNDKGKAIFHRKTKREIKRPIPIDQLDKCETDTLILASEENISNDIELNIQYVEKCFNYPQNSDIIIRRLRVAGKYKAFIFYVDGMVDRFTINNSIVKPLMDSGKFTDAIFEELTDYIIESVIETNQIKKVMTQAAAIKDILSGNTGVYIQGYRYYIICETKGYEKRSVEKPQVEGVVKGAQEAFNENLRTNITLLRRILKNKNLTTEFIDVGKRNNGKCAVVYLDGLINPAIVNEVKRRITGISTDFIIGDGILEQFIEDNPWSIIPSILSTERPDRTASHIIEGKVAILAEGTPFSLIAPVTIVDLLHTPEDSTLRWQYGTLLRLIRFFAVFIATLLPGLYVALTTFHREMIPTDLLIAIAKARENVPFPTIVEVLLMELSFELIREAGIRIPGIIGNTIGIIGALILGQAAVQANLVSPVLIIVIAFTGLGNFAIPDFSLAFGARIMRVFYIFLGSMLGFYGISLGILISLTILVSMKSFGVPMVSTIAPKTGGSKDFVLRWPLWMQEKRPDYLNALDTRRQPKISRLWTKEKAAYNKKKSEKGGGDHE; from the coding sequence ATGTTTTTGTATAAGAATATATTTAAAAAAATATTATCATTTATATCATATAAAGAAAAAAAGGACAACAGCTTTTACATTCCGGATGCTAGTGAGTTTAAAAAAGGAGATCAGCAGAAAAATGATAAAGGTAAGGCAATTTTTCATAGGAAGACTAAGCGTGAAATTAAAAGGCCGATTCCGATTGATCAACTTGACAAATGTGAAACTGATACTCTCATACTGGCTTCTGAAGAGAATATTTCAAACGATATTGAACTTAATATCCAGTATGTTGAAAAATGCTTTAATTATCCACAAAACAGTGACATTATCATAAGAAGACTACGAGTTGCAGGAAAGTATAAGGCGTTTATTTTTTATGTGGATGGAATGGTAGACCGTTTTACCATTAATAATTCTATTGTTAAACCGCTGATGGATTCCGGCAAGTTTACTGATGCCATTTTTGAGGAATTGACGGATTATATTATTGAAAGCGTCATTGAGACCAACCAGATTAAAAAGGTTATGACACAAGCTGCAGCAATAAAGGATATCCTTTCTGGGAATACAGGTGTCTATATTCAAGGGTACCGTTATTATATCATTTGTGAGACAAAAGGTTATGAAAAACGCAGTGTTGAAAAGCCGCAGGTTGAGGGCGTGGTTAAAGGGGCACAAGAAGCTTTTAACGAAAATTTGAGGACAAATATAACTTTGCTTCGCAGAATTTTAAAAAATAAAAACTTGACTACAGAGTTTATCGATGTTGGTAAACGGAATAACGGAAAATGTGCTGTTGTTTATCTGGATGGGCTGATAAACCCTGCAATTGTTAATGAAGTTAAAAGAAGAATTACAGGGATCAGTACTGACTTTATTATTGGTGACGGAATTCTGGAGCAGTTTATTGAAGATAATCCATGGTCTATTATTCCCTCCATATTATCTACCGAAAGACCTGATAGGACAGCATCGCATATAATTGAAGGCAAGGTGGCAATCCTGGCGGAAGGAACACCTTTTTCATTGATTGCTCCGGTTACTATTGTTGATTTGCTCCATACACCGGAAGACTCTACACTAAGATGGCAATATGGAACCTTGCTGCGGTTAATAAGATTTTTTGCAGTATTCATCGCAACTCTTCTTCCTGGATTATATGTTGCTTTGACCACATTCCACCGGGAAATGATACCAACCGATTTACTCATAGCTATTGCCAAAGCAAGAGAGAATGTACCATTTCCAACCATTGTTGAAGTATTGCTGATGGAGCTCTCCTTTGAGCTGATCCGTGAGGCTGGGATACGAATACCAGGCATTATCGGGAACACCATCGGAATTATTGGTGCATTAATATTGGGACAGGCCGCAGTACAGGCTAATCTTGTAAGCCCCGTATTAATTATAGTAATAGCTTTTACAGGCTTGGGGAACTTTGCTATACCTGACTTCAGCCTTGCATTCGGAGCAAGAATTATGAGAGTTTTTTATATCTTCCTGGGTTCGATGTTGGGTTTTTATGGAATTTCCTTGGGGATTCTGATTTCTCTGACCATACTGGTAAGTATGAAATCATTTGGAGTTCCTATGGTTAGTACAATTGCACCAAAGACCGGAGGGAGTAAAGATTTCGTTTTGAGATGGCCGTTGTGGATGCAGGAAAAAAGGCCTGACTACCTAAATGCACTTGATACCAGAAGGCAGCCCAAAATATCCAGGCTTTGGACAAAAGAGAAAGCAGCCTACAATAAGAAAAAATCTGAAAAGGGAGGTGGGGATCATGAATAG